The following DNA comes from Croceicoccus sp. YJ47.
CGCGATCAGCTCGGCATCAGGACCGCGTCGATGGCGTGGATCGTGCCGTTGGAGGCATCCATATCGGCCTGCGTGACGGTTGCGGTATTGCCCGCGGCGTCGGTCAGGATGACATTGCCGCCCTCGGTCGTGGCGGTGAGGGTGGCACCGTTGACGGTGGTCAGCTCGGCCGAACCGCCGCCCTGCTCGATCTGCTGCATCAACGCTTCGGCGGTGACGTCGCCCGACACCACGTGATAGTTCAGGATGCCGCTCAGCTCTTCCTGGCCTTCAGGCGCGGTGAGTTCGGCCAGCGTGCCCTCGGGAAGCGCGTCGAATGCCGCGTTCGTGGGAGCAAACACCGTGAAGGGGCCGGGGCCCGAAAGCGTATCGCCGAGGTTCGCGGCGGTCACTGCGCTCACCAGGGTCGAGAAATCGGAATTGCCCTGCGCCATCTGGACGATATTCTCGCCTTCCATGGTCATCGTGTCTTCGGCGGCCATGGTATCCATGGTGGCATCGGCTTCGGGCGCTTCGGCCGTGTCGCCGCATGCGGACAGAGCCAGCGCAGCGGAAGCCATCAGTGCGGTTGCGATATGTTTCATGGTGAATCCTTTCGTGAACTCATTGTAGAATTTACGGCCATGTCGGGCCGGGAATTGCTTCAACAACGAAAGGATGTCGGCATTCGTTCCAAGAAAGTGGCGAAACTGGGGCAAAACACTTTCCGCGCGCTGAACCGCGAGGGTTTGCGCCCGCATCAGGCCGGCCCGGTGAACTCCTTTGCCCCGGTCCAGCCGCAGCCAAGCCGCGTTTCATCGCCCAATTGCAAGGTCACCGCAAAAGGATAGCGCCGCCCCGACATGCCGTCATTGCACGCCCCGGGCGTCGCGGCGAGCGTCAGGCTCTGCCCGTTCAACGTGCCGCTGAACGATACGCCGTTGCGCCCCGCAAACCGGTCCACCGCGATCGCCGTATCGGACACGCCATCGTCCGCCGGCACGGTATAGGTGAGGACGCCGCCCGCCACCTCCCCGCTCCAGAACGGTTCGGTTCCGGTGAAATGGAGCGTTTCGTTTTCCGCAATGCCGGAAAAGGGGCGATTGTCATTTATGTCCCCCGGCGCGCCATCGGGGGTGTCGCCGCCCGACTGGCACCCGGCAAGGGCGAGAGCGGCGAGCAGAGGGATGGCGATCCCGGTCCGCAGGGGGCGACATACGCATGGCGTGCACGAATTCGGCATGGCGCGCTTATCGGCGACGCGGGCGCCCCGCGCAACCGTGCCGTGATCGGCGCGGCGCGGGTTCAGAACGTCTTTTCGGGGCGGCGATCGCGGCTGTGGCGCTCGCTCTTGCCGAAATGGCTCTGCAACCGTTGCGCCAGCGTGCTGGCGGCCTTGCGCGCGGCATCGTCGACCGTGGCGGCATGGGCGGTGACGCCGATAGGCTTGCCGCCCGCGGGGCGCGCCTCGATCGTGCAGGCCTTGTCGTCCGCGCCGCCCTTGGGGCCGTTTTCGTCGCGCACATGGATTTCCAGCCGGGTGAGGCGATCCTCGAACCGGGCGATCTTTTCACGGACCTGCGCCTCGATCCGTTCGGCGACGTTTTCGGTGCCCATGACGCTGCTGTCGGAATTGAATTGCACATGCATGACGCGGTTCCTCTCGATTGTTTATACCAACCAAGATGGTGCGTTTCGCGCCGTTTGAAAGGAAGCCCGGCGCCGATTGCACAGTTTGTCACAATTGGTTCACAGGGGCGGTTCGTGCGGGCGGTTCACACCGGCGGCTCACACGGGCCGTGCGCACATGCGACGCAGACGCGCGCGGTCAGGGCGTGTCGCCCCCCTCACCCCCGCCGGCAATGCGGCGATGTTCGTCTACACTGCGCCGCATTTCGCGGGCCTGCAGATGCAGCGCCTTGCCCGACAGGCGGATCTCCCGGCTCTGCTGAAAAAAGCCGAGGACGAGCCACAGGAACGCCAGCGGACTGGACACCCCGCCGAGGAAATCGCCCAGCTCGTTAAGCCTGAGATCCGCCGGGTTCTGCCCCTGCCAGAACAGATAGGCGACCAGCCCCGCCACATAGAGTGCGGACAGCACCAGCCCGATCATGGGCAGGCGGCGGCGATCCTTGCGGTCCGCGTCCTGCTCCACGATCGGGTCCGTGCCGCCCATCGTGCGCTTACTCCGCCGGGCCGGTTTCGACCTCGTCTTCCGGCAGGTAGAGCCGGTCGCCCTTTTCCTTATAACGGCGGGACATTTCCTCCATCCCTTCCTCGGCGTTTTCGCGCGCCTCGGACGGGGTTTCGCGGCGGATGTTTTCGGAGGCCAGATAGCTGTCGCTGTTCTGCTTCGCTGCGAAATCGCGCACTTCCTGCGTGATCTTCATCGAACAGAACTTCGGCCCGCACATGGAACAGAAATGCGCGGTCTTCGCGCCTTCCGCCGGGAGCGTCTGATCGTGATACTGCTCCGCCGTTTCGGGGTCGAGCGACAGGTTGAACTGATCCCGCCAGCGGAAATCGAAACGCGCCTTGGAAAGCGCATCGTCGCGCACCTTTGCCGCCGGGTGCCCCTTTGCCAGATCGGCGGCATGGGCGGCCAGCTTGTACGTGACGACGCCGACCTTCACATCGTCGCGGTCGGGCAGGCCCAGATGCTCCTTCGGCGTGACGTAGCAAAGCATCGCCGTCCCGTACCAGCCGATCTGCGCCGCGCCGATGCCGCTCGTAATGTGGTCATAGCCTGGCGCGATGTCGGTGACGAGCGGCCCGAGCGTGTAGAACGGCGCCTCGCCGCACGCCTCGAGCTGCTTTTCCATGTTTTCCTTGATCTTGTGCATGGGCACGTGGCCCGGCCCCTCGATCATGACCTGCACGTCCTGCTCCCAAGCGCGTTTGGTCAGCTCACCAAGGGTATAAAGCTCGGCGAACTGCGCCTCGTCATTGGCGTCGGCGATGCTGCCGGGGCGCAGGCCGTCGCCCAGCGAATAGGCGACGTCATACGCCTTCATGATCTCGGTAATCTCGTCGAACCGTTCATAGAGGAACGATTCCTTGTGATGGGCGAGGCACCATTTCGCCATGATCGACCCGCCGCGCGACACGATGCCGGTCACGCGCTTGGCCGTCATCGGGACGTAGGGCAGGCGCACGCCTGCATGGATGGTGAAATAATCGACGCCCTGCTCGGCCTGCTCGATCAGCGTATCGCGGAAGATTTCCCAGGTCAGGTCCTCGGCAATGCCGCCGACCTTTTCCAATGCCTGGTAAATCGGCACGGTGCCGATGGGAACGGGGCTGTTGCGGATGATCCATTCGCGCGTGTCGTGAATGTTGCGCCCGGTCGAAAGGTCCATGACCGTATCCGCGCCCCAGCGGATCGACCAGACCATCTTGTCCACCTCGTTCGCGACGTCCGATGCGACGGCGCTGTTGCCGATATTGGCGTTGATCTTGACGAGGAAATTGCGCCCGATGGCCATCGGCTCGGATTCGGGGTGGTTGATATTGCTGGGAATGATGGCCCGGCCGTAGGCGATTTCTTCGCGCACAAACTCGGGCGTCACGTAATCGGGAATCTCCGCGCCCCAGCTTTGCCCGTCGCGCACGTGGTCGCGCACCATCGCGCGGCCGAGGTTTTCACGCTCCGCCACATATTCCATTTCCGGCGTGATGATGCCGCGGCGGGCATAGTGCATCTGGCTGACATTGGCGCCGGCCTTCGCGCGCAGCGGGCGTTTCACGACATTGGGGAACGGGGGGACGCCGCCGCTGCGGTCGGGGCCGAGCTGTCCATTGTCCTCCGGCTTTACCTCGCGCGCGTCATATGCCTCGACGTCGCCGCGGCCCATGATCCATTCGCGGCGAAGCTGCGGGAGGCCGCGATTGATGTCGATGTCGGCATCCGGGTCGGTATAGGGGCCGGAGGTGTCGTACACGCGCACCGGCGCTTCCTTCGCCGTGGGCTCCAGCCGGATTTCGCGCATGGCGACATGGATGCCATGCTCCTTCGTCGGGCCGACGTGGATCTTGTGGCTG
Coding sequences within:
- a CDS encoding fasciclin domain-containing protein, with protein sequence MKHIATALMASAALALSACGDTAEAPEADATMDTMAAEDTMTMEGENIVQMAQGNSDFSTLVSAVTAANLGDTLSGPGPFTVFAPTNAAFDALPEGTLAELTAPEGQEELSGILNYHVVSGDVTAEALMQQIEQGGGSAELTTVNGATLTATTEGGNVILTDAAGNTATVTQADMDASNGTIHAIDAVLMPS
- a CDS encoding COG3650 family protein, with the translated sequence MPNSCTPCVCRPLRTGIAIPLLAALALAGCQSGGDTPDGAPGDINDNRPFSGIAENETLHFTGTEPFWSGEVAGGVLTYTVPADDGVSDTAIAVDRFAGRNGVSFSGTLNGQSLTLAATPGACNDGMSGRRYPFAVTLQLGDETRLGCGWTGAKEFTGPA
- a CDS encoding HPF/RaiA family ribosome-associated protein, with product MHVQFNSDSSVMGTENVAERIEAQVREKIARFEDRLTRLEIHVRDENGPKGGADDKACTIEARPAGGKPIGVTAHAATVDDAARKAASTLAQRLQSHFGKSERHSRDRRPEKTF
- the thiC gene encoding phosphomethylpyrimidine synthase ThiC; this translates as MADINSPLESQPGKNGAIGVTTGPIRGSHKIHVGPTKEHGIHVAMREIRLEPTAKEAPVRVYDTSGPYTDPDADIDINRGLPQLRREWIMGRGDVEAYDAREVKPEDNGQLGPDRSGGVPPFPNVVKRPLRAKAGANVSQMHYARRGIITPEMEYVAERENLGRAMVRDHVRDGQSWGAEIPDYVTPEFVREEIAYGRAIIPSNINHPESEPMAIGRNFLVKINANIGNSAVASDVANEVDKMVWSIRWGADTVMDLSTGRNIHDTREWIIRNSPVPIGTVPIYQALEKVGGIAEDLTWEIFRDTLIEQAEQGVDYFTIHAGVRLPYVPMTAKRVTGIVSRGGSIMAKWCLAHHKESFLYERFDEITEIMKAYDVAYSLGDGLRPGSIADANDEAQFAELYTLGELTKRAWEQDVQVMIEGPGHVPMHKIKENMEKQLEACGEAPFYTLGPLVTDIAPGYDHITSGIGAAQIGWYGTAMLCYVTPKEHLGLPDRDDVKVGVVTYKLAAHAADLAKGHPAAKVRDDALSKARFDFRWRDQFNLSLDPETAEQYHDQTLPAEGAKTAHFCSMCGPKFCSMKITQEVRDFAAKQNSDSYLASENIRRETPSEARENAEEGMEEMSRRYKEKGDRLYLPEDEVETGPAE